CCGCGCGTGACTCGAAGATCATCGAGGGCGCCATCAAGGACCTCACCGCGATCACCGGCCAGAAGCCGTCCGTGACCAAGGCCCGCAAGTCGATCGCCCAGTTCAAGCTGCGTGAGGGCCAGCCCATCGGCTGCCACGTCACGCTGCGTGGCGACCGCATGTGGGAGTTCGCGGATCGTCTGCTGACGCTCGCGCTGCCCCGTATCCGTGACTTCCGCGGCCTCAACGGCAGCCAGTTCGACGGCAAGGGCAACTACACCTTCGGTCTCTCGGAGCAGGTCATGTTCCTCGAGATCGACCAGGACCGCATCGACCGGGTGCGCGGCATGGACATCACCTTCGTCACCTCGGCTGAGAACGACGACGAGGGTCGCGCCCTGCTCAAGCACCTCGGCTTCCCCTTCAAGGCGGTCGACGACCCCAAGAAGCAGAAGGTGAAGCGCGGTCCCGCGTACTACGCCAAGAAGAAGAAGAAGTGAGCTGAGAGATGGCAAAGACAGCGCTCAAGGTC
The DNA window shown above is from Tessaracoccus defluvii and carries:
- the rplE gene encoding 50S ribosomal protein L5, with protein sequence MTETATRTLPRLKAKYRETIVPALQDEFAYANVMQIPNLTKIVVNMGVGEAARDSKIIEGAIKDLTAITGQKPSVTKARKSIAQFKLREGQPIGCHVTLRGDRMWEFADRLLTLALPRIRDFRGLNGSQFDGKGNYTFGLSEQVMFLEIDQDRIDRVRGMDITFVTSAENDDEGRALLKHLGFPFKAVDDPKKQKVKRGPAYYAKKKKK